The Micromonospora sp. Llam0 genome includes a window with the following:
- a CDS encoding catechol 1,2-dioxygenase — MARVVLGVGASHSTLMNTHWDRVAGVDRAERFRAALGEARDQIAQARPDVAIVIGSNHFRGFWLDLIPSFTLGVDVVEAAGESGTPKGPQRTDPTFAQAIAEDLVEHGTEVAISVRMQIDHGQSHAVQYLLRDIDVPIVPLVINVFAAPLPRVRRCVELGAGIARAVAAVPGDARVVVIASGGLSHQLPWPSRWQDPENDDEEFLVEAWRNGRGEWEKYDKRRREIIVAARPTLFPEFDEEFLGRLDRGELRHYENWSTAQVAAAAGNGGQEVRTWLTMAAALGFAPGRTLAYSAMPEWLTGMGVAVIRP, encoded by the coding sequence ATGGCGCGCGTCGTACTCGGCGTCGGGGCGTCGCACTCGACGCTGATGAACACCCACTGGGACAGGGTCGCCGGGGTGGACCGCGCCGAACGGTTCCGGGCCGCCCTGGGCGAGGCCCGGGACCAGATCGCACAGGCGCGCCCGGACGTCGCGATCGTCATCGGGTCCAACCATTTCCGGGGCTTCTGGCTCGACCTGATCCCGTCGTTCACGCTCGGGGTGGACGTCGTGGAGGCGGCCGGTGAGTCCGGCACCCCGAAGGGGCCGCAGCGCACCGACCCGACGTTCGCCCAGGCGATCGCCGAGGACCTGGTCGAGCACGGCACCGAGGTGGCGATCTCGGTCAGGATGCAGATCGACCACGGGCAGAGCCACGCGGTGCAGTATCTGCTGCGCGACATCGACGTGCCCATCGTGCCGCTGGTGATCAACGTGTTCGCCGCGCCGCTGCCACGGGTCCGCCGCTGCGTCGAGCTGGGTGCGGGCATCGCCCGCGCGGTCGCCGCCGTGCCGGGCGACGCGCGGGTCGTGGTGATCGCCTCCGGCGGTCTGTCGCACCAACTGCCCTGGCCGAGCCGGTGGCAGGATCCGGAGAACGACGACGAGGAGTTTCTCGTCGAGGCGTGGCGCAACGGCCGGGGCGAGTGGGAGAAGTACGACAAGCGACGCCGGGAGATCATCGTGGCCGCGCGGCCTACCCTGTTCCCGGAGTTCGACGAGGAGTTCCTCGGCCGGCTCGATCGTGGCGAACTACGGCACTACGAGAACTGGAGCACCGCGCAGGTCGCCGCGGCGGCCGGCAACGGCGGCCAGGAGGTACGCACCTGGCTGACGATGGCCGCGGCCCTCGGTTTCGCGCCCGGCCGGACGCTGGCGTACAGCGCGATGCCGGAGTGGCTGACCGGAATGGGCGTCGCGGTGATCCGCCCATGA
- a CDS encoding Rieske 2Fe-2S domain-containing protein: protein MVAEPTRRPPAWRNRRGRLPGRQDWSSWPHYQAAAAGFRGYWYPVAFSSQITGKPTGITLLGERIMLMRDSGTVYALKDRCPHRGVPLSYGNQQFPGTVSCVYHGWTFDLQTGDLAAAITDGPASPICGKVTQPTFETAERLGLVWLFVGDGEEAQPIDEQLPEELVSNAGVVGVRIQSREGNWRFAAENGYDEGHAKYLHRTALWRLFKAMPVYNDTRIVRRGRWIYRVQDHQYWEADFPGLGTWTGKAWYKLNPASAEPGRGNSNIGNTGGAAKINEVIAAQEFPGFASISMPGVLRIVYPTFIHYEFYVPVDADHHLYVGMMVNFGNGVATLPFYAKYLGAIRWLFHGQFSGQDKWMVEVTDAPPERLYRPDESLLQWRKLAEDVSEERAARLKEQGLTPEDGQPEVTR, encoded by the coding sequence ATGGTCGCAGAACCCACACGTAGGCCGCCGGCGTGGCGCAACCGGCGCGGGCGGCTTCCCGGCCGGCAGGACTGGTCGAGCTGGCCGCACTACCAGGCTGCCGCCGCCGGCTTCCGCGGCTACTGGTACCCGGTGGCGTTCTCCTCGCAGATCACCGGCAAACCGACCGGCATCACGCTGCTCGGTGAACGGATCATGCTGATGCGCGACAGCGGCACCGTCTACGCGCTGAAGGACCGCTGCCCGCACCGAGGGGTCCCGCTCAGCTACGGCAACCAGCAGTTCCCCGGCACGGTCAGCTGCGTCTACCACGGCTGGACCTTCGATCTGCAGACCGGCGACCTGGCCGCGGCCATCACCGACGGGCCGGCCTCGCCGATCTGCGGCAAGGTCACCCAACCCACCTTCGAGACCGCGGAACGCCTCGGCCTGGTCTGGCTGTTCGTCGGTGACGGCGAGGAAGCCCAGCCGATCGACGAGCAGTTGCCCGAGGAGTTGGTGTCCAACGCGGGCGTGGTCGGCGTCCGCATCCAGTCGCGCGAAGGCAACTGGCGGTTCGCGGCCGAGAACGGTTACGACGAGGGACACGCCAAGTATCTGCACCGCACCGCGCTGTGGCGGCTGTTCAAGGCGATGCCGGTCTACAACGACACCCGGATCGTCCGGCGCGGCCGGTGGATCTACCGGGTGCAGGACCACCAGTACTGGGAAGCCGACTTCCCCGGCCTCGGCACCTGGACCGGCAAGGCCTGGTACAAGCTCAACCCGGCGTCGGCCGAGCCCGGCCGGGGCAACAGCAACATCGGCAACACCGGCGGGGCCGCGAAGATCAACGAGGTGATCGCGGCCCAGGAATTCCCCGGCTTCGCGTCCATCTCGATGCCGGGCGTGCTGCGCATCGTGTACCCCACGTTCATCCACTACGAGTTCTACGTCCCGGTCGACGCCGACCACCACCTGTATGTCGGCATGATGGTCAACTTCGGCAACGGCGTGGCCACGCTGCCGTTCTACGCGAAGTACCTGGGCGCGATCCGATGGCTGTTCCACGGCCAGTTCTCCGGTCAGGACAAGTGGATGGTCGAGGTGACCGACGCCCCGCCGGAGCGGCTCTACCGCCCGGACGAGTCGTTGCTGCAGTGGCGCAAGCTCGCCGAGGATGTCTCCGAGGAACGCGCCGCCCGGCTGAAGGAGCAGGGCCTCACGCCCGAGGACGGGCAGCCTGAGGTGACGCGCTGA
- a CDS encoding NAD(P)/FAD-dependent oxidoreductase, with product MTIHADLAIVGAGPTGLYGAFCAGFRGLSTVLIDALPQVGGQIAALYPEKVVRDVAGLPGLTGRHLVDGLAVQADAFDTRYLLERQAVGLAYEAGRPQLTLSDGTVVDTGAVVLTAGIGSFTPRALPAGEAFLGRGLSYFVPDLSAHTGRDVIIVGGGDSAIDWANALVPLARSVTVVHRRARFRAHAASVVEAERAGVAFRINCEVSELLGGDWVEQVRLGGTEVLPATSVIAALGFVSDLGPLAAWGLDLSGRTIRVDQRMHTSLTSVYAAGDVTDYPGKVRLMSVGFGEVATAVNNAAVELDPEASLFPGHSTDPA from the coding sequence ATGACCATCCACGCCGACCTGGCCATCGTTGGGGCCGGTCCGACCGGCCTGTACGGCGCCTTCTGCGCCGGATTCCGCGGTCTGAGCACCGTGCTGATCGACGCGTTGCCACAGGTCGGCGGGCAGATCGCGGCGCTGTATCCGGAAAAGGTGGTACGCGACGTGGCCGGGCTACCCGGCCTCACCGGCCGGCACCTGGTCGACGGGCTCGCCGTGCAGGCGGACGCGTTCGATACCCGGTACCTGCTGGAACGGCAGGCGGTCGGGTTGGCGTACGAGGCCGGGCGTCCGCAGCTGACCCTGTCGGACGGCACCGTGGTGGACACCGGCGCGGTGGTGCTCACTGCGGGCATCGGGTCGTTCACCCCGCGGGCTCTGCCGGCCGGTGAGGCGTTCCTCGGCCGCGGCCTTTCGTATTTCGTGCCCGACCTGAGCGCACACACCGGCCGGGACGTGATCATCGTCGGCGGCGGGGACAGCGCCATCGACTGGGCCAACGCCCTGGTGCCCCTGGCCCGCAGCGTGACGGTGGTGCACCGCCGCGCCCGGTTCCGGGCGCACGCGGCGAGCGTGGTCGAGGCCGAGCGGGCCGGCGTCGCGTTCCGGATCAACTGCGAGGTCTCCGAGTTGCTCGGCGGCGACTGGGTGGAGCAGGTCCGGCTCGGCGGGACCGAGGTGCTCCCCGCGACCAGCGTGATCGCCGCGCTCGGCTTCGTCTCCGACCTCGGCCCGCTCGCCGCCTGGGGGCTCGATCTCTCCGGGCGCACCATCCGGGTGGACCAGCGCATGCACACCAGCCTCACCTCGGTGTACGCGGCCGGCGACGTCACCGACTACCCGGGCAAGGTCCGGCTGATGTCGGTCGGCTTCGGCGAGGTCGCCACCGCGGTGAACAACGCCGCCGTCGAGCTCGACCCCGAGGCGTCGCTGTTCCCGGGTCACTCCACCGACCCCGCCTAG
- a CDS encoding ferredoxin family protein, translating to MPYVIGKDCVDVNDRACMDMCPVDCIYVGDRKSYINAAECIDCGACEPECPVDAIFVDRSARGNELKTFFVEDSRNFFQITLPGRNAPIGAPGGAGKVGDIGVDTPYVSDL from the coding sequence GTGCCGTACGTGATCGGTAAAGACTGCGTCGATGTCAACGACCGCGCCTGCATGGATATGTGCCCGGTCGACTGCATCTACGTCGGCGACCGGAAGAGCTACATCAACGCGGCCGAGTGCATCGACTGCGGCGCCTGCGAACCGGAGTGCCCGGTCGACGCGATCTTCGTAGACCGTTCGGCTCGTGGGAACGAGCTCAAGACGTTCTTCGTCGAGGACTCCCGGAACTTCTTTCAGATCACCCTGCCGGGCCGGAACGCCCCGATCGGTGCCCCCGGCGGTGCCGGCAAGGTCGGCGACATCGGCGTGGACACGCCGTACGTCAGCGACCTGTGA
- a CDS encoding enoyl-CoA hydratase/isomerase family protein, producing MAIVDGIGTVVIDRPPANAVNPALIEEFLTVLPGLADDPTVRCIVITGTGRYFIAGADIGVMRDLSLDNQVLMRRWIEVQRLLELAPKPVIAAINGHALGGGAELSLACDLRMAAASASVGFPEMKLGLFPGAGGSQRLPRLLGTHRARLMMIEGRRLSAAEALQIGLIDEVVPDIEFGAAVADRARTMAERPTAAIGLLKRSMDAGAPLGLDAAMDVEWAAVQQVIATEDAAEGLQSFLDKRVPRFTGR from the coding sequence GTGGCAATCGTCGATGGCATCGGAACCGTCGTGATCGACCGGCCACCGGCGAACGCGGTGAACCCGGCACTGATCGAGGAGTTCCTCACGGTGCTGCCGGGTCTCGCCGACGACCCGACGGTGCGCTGCATCGTGATCACTGGGACCGGGCGGTACTTCATTGCCGGCGCGGACATCGGCGTCATGCGTGACCTGTCGCTGGACAACCAGGTGCTGATGCGTCGTTGGATCGAGGTGCAGCGCCTGCTCGAACTCGCGCCGAAGCCGGTGATCGCGGCGATCAACGGGCACGCGCTCGGCGGGGGCGCGGAGCTGTCGCTGGCCTGCGACCTGCGGATGGCCGCAGCTTCGGCATCGGTCGGCTTCCCGGAGATGAAGCTCGGCCTGTTTCCGGGCGCGGGTGGCAGCCAGCGGCTGCCTCGGCTGCTCGGCACGCACCGGGCGAGGCTGATGATGATCGAGGGGCGGCGGTTGAGCGCGGCCGAGGCGCTGCAGATCGGCCTGATCGACGAGGTCGTCCCGGACATCGAGTTCGGGGCAGCGGTGGCCGACCGGGCGCGGACCATGGCCGAGCGTCCGACGGCAGCGATCGGGCTGCTCAAGCGGTCGATGGATGCCGGTGCCCCGCTCGGCCTGGACGCCGCCATGGATGTCGAGTGGGCGGCCGTGCAGCAGGTGATCGCCACCGAGGACGCGGCCGAGGGCCTTCAGTCCTTCCTGGACAAGCGCGTGCCGCGCTTCACAGGTCGCTGA
- a CDS encoding CoA transferase, producing the protein MRVLDLTDELGAAAIRALMGLGADVVRVPAGPPGSRAYELHWYAGTRTVADVDLDSLAAEVDVVVESGPRHKLRGLTPDGVSRWPDLVYVVVTPFGLTGPRRDWLADDLIAASAGGMTWLGGRADGPPKPPPRESALQLAGVHAAIGAYLGLLAGGGQLIEVSAQEAVAATLETGAISWIHAGAFPRRSGGIYAHVAHRVFRAADGHVGGGYSGSNRMWTDLLAWMSETGEAEDLTDEKYAEPVFRWNSRPHVDAVVARFAARRTAAELGAEGRRRALPWAEVSRADRLADNPQLRDRDFFIEVDGYTDVGYAVRLPASPAVRPCVGANRMQPLSGLRVLDLTWVLAGPYATRQLAEHGADVIKVESRHRQDPTRFQPSMRLRPDAGVDDGGYFLNFNRGKRSIAVNMRLVEGQEIVRRLAAECDVIIDNYSPGTMARWGLDHASLARINPGLVAVSMSGVGQSGPWRNAVTFADTLAAMSGLTHETADPGGDPQGLTFGLGDMVAANAAVLAVVAMRSEGRGGFVDLSQLEAMASAMGPALLEQQLGAPEIGATAERPNRHADRAPHGVYPACGEDRWIAIAVLDDAQWRTLADLVGLDPELRLTERKRHEDHLDAALGTWTRTRDAAETAELLQRAGVAAAVVATGEDLTEHDRHLAARGFYPVLRHPLAGEVRHEGTVVRLSRTPARIDRPAPLLGEHTAEVLEELLGGVTAGPTVLE; encoded by the coding sequence GTGCGAGTTCTTGACCTGACCGACGAACTCGGCGCGGCGGCGATCCGTGCCCTGATGGGTCTCGGCGCCGACGTGGTCCGCGTCCCGGCCGGTCCGCCCGGCAGCCGGGCCTACGAGCTGCACTGGTACGCGGGCACCAGGACAGTGGCCGACGTCGACCTCGACTCGTTGGCGGCCGAGGTGGACGTCGTGGTGGAGAGTGGGCCGCGGCACAAGCTGCGCGGGCTTACGCCGGACGGCGTCTCGCGCTGGCCGGATCTCGTGTACGTGGTGGTCACGCCGTTCGGGCTGACCGGACCGCGCCGGGACTGGCTCGCCGACGACCTGATCGCCGCCTCTGCGGGTGGTATGACCTGGCTGGGCGGTCGCGCCGACGGGCCACCGAAACCACCGCCGCGTGAGTCAGCGCTGCAGCTCGCGGGTGTGCACGCGGCGATCGGCGCGTATCTGGGCCTGCTGGCCGGCGGCGGGCAGCTCATCGAGGTGTCGGCGCAGGAGGCCGTGGCCGCGACTCTGGAGACCGGCGCGATCTCGTGGATCCACGCCGGGGCGTTTCCGCGGCGAAGCGGCGGGATCTACGCGCACGTGGCGCACCGCGTCTTCCGGGCCGCCGACGGGCACGTCGGTGGTGGCTATTCGGGCAGCAACCGGATGTGGACGGACCTGTTGGCCTGGATGTCCGAGACCGGTGAGGCTGAGGACCTGACCGACGAGAAGTACGCCGAGCCGGTGTTCCGGTGGAACTCCCGCCCGCACGTGGACGCCGTGGTGGCCCGATTCGCTGCCCGACGTACCGCTGCCGAGCTGGGTGCGGAGGGCCGACGGCGGGCGCTGCCGTGGGCCGAGGTGAGCCGCGCCGACCGGCTGGCCGACAACCCGCAACTGCGGGACCGGGACTTCTTCATCGAGGTGGACGGCTACACCGACGTGGGCTACGCGGTCAGGCTGCCGGCAAGCCCGGCGGTCCGGCCCTGCGTTGGTGCGAACCGGATGCAGCCGCTGAGCGGGCTGCGGGTACTCGACCTGACCTGGGTGCTGGCCGGGCCGTACGCGACGCGCCAACTCGCCGAGCACGGCGCTGACGTGATCAAGGTGGAGTCGCGGCACCGACAGGACCCGACGCGGTTCCAGCCCTCGATGCGGCTGCGGCCGGACGCCGGTGTCGACGACGGCGGCTACTTCCTCAACTTCAACCGCGGCAAGCGCAGCATCGCGGTCAACATGCGCCTCGTTGAGGGGCAGGAAATCGTCCGGCGGCTCGCCGCCGAGTGCGATGTGATCATCGACAACTACAGCCCGGGGACGATGGCCCGCTGGGGGCTCGATCACGCGTCGCTGGCCCGTATAAACCCGGGGCTGGTCGCGGTGTCGATGTCCGGCGTCGGGCAGAGCGGGCCGTGGCGCAACGCGGTCACCTTCGCCGACACCCTGGCGGCCATGTCGGGGCTCACCCACGAGACCGCCGATCCGGGCGGCGACCCGCAGGGGCTCACGTTCGGGTTGGGGGACATGGTGGCCGCCAACGCGGCCGTGCTCGCGGTGGTGGCGATGCGGTCCGAAGGGCGGGGCGGCTTTGTGGATCTGTCGCAGCTGGAGGCGATGGCGTCGGCGATGGGGCCGGCGCTGCTCGAACAGCAGCTGGGCGCGCCGGAGATTGGTGCCACAGCGGAGCGGCCGAACCGTCACGCGGACCGGGCGCCGCACGGCGTCTATCCCGCGTGCGGCGAGGACCGGTGGATCGCCATCGCCGTCCTGGACGACGCTCAGTGGCGTACCCTCGCGGATCTTGTCGGTTTGGATCCCGAGCTCCGCCTGACCGAACGCAAGCGGCATGAGGACCACTTGGACGCCGCACTCGGGACCTGGACCCGTACCCGGGACGCGGCCGAAACCGCCGAGCTGTTGCAGCGTGCGGGTGTCGCCGCGGCCGTGGTCGCGACCGGCGAGGACCTCACCGAACACGATCGGCATCTTGCCGCACGCGGCTTCTACCCGGTGCTGCGTCATCCGCTCGCCGGCGAGGTCCGGCACGAGGGGACCGTGGTGCGGCTGTCGCGTACCCCGGCCCGAATCGACCGTCCAGCGCCGCTGCTGGGTGAGCACACCGCAGAAGTACTCGAAGAACTGCTCGGCGGCGTGACCGCCGGCCCGACCGTCCTGGAGTGA
- a CDS encoding AMP-binding protein — protein MTRVADRPETLIDLLARCEPDRVVARFGDRDVPAGALTAESERIARLLASARLGLRPGDPVVTCLRPGPTLVHVLAGVARAGLVEVPLAEGTPPGAWRAAGARMAVLGTAALAADPGLARVAPVIRTVDDGGGPGDLDELPAGPLRRLPGPGDPAVVLSTSGTTGRPKGVILPHFAGVRHARRVSDSMAYGPDDVLYNAFPWNHVNIRHTGLFAALVSGARLLAVPRFSASAFWTLCREQQVTAFNFMGAVAAILLRAPVDPQDRDHRVTRAYGGPAPQWLAERFRDRFGVELIEAYACTELGDVASNRVGDVVPGTAGHPLPEYDLQLRDATGASVPSGATGRITVRARHPHISTLGYRGAPDPVPEWIATGDLGRLGPDGRLTFCGRHDDVVRRRGENLSAWDVEAVVAAMPGVGEAAAVGVDSEFTEQDLLVAVVPADPRVTAQDVHAWCRERLPRYAWPRYVAVLDELPRNASSKVSKPALRAPAVLSVATDLEHLRRNAGEELSCEFLT, from the coding sequence ATGACCCGGGTCGCGGACCGGCCGGAAACCCTGATCGACCTCCTGGCCCGGTGCGAACCCGATCGGGTCGTGGCCCGCTTCGGGGACCGGGACGTACCCGCGGGCGCGCTGACGGCGGAAAGTGAACGCATCGCTCGCCTGCTCGCCTCGGCGCGGCTCGGTCTGCGCCCGGGCGATCCGGTCGTCACCTGTCTGCGCCCGGGACCGACGCTGGTGCACGTGCTGGCCGGCGTGGCGCGGGCCGGGCTGGTGGAGGTGCCGCTGGCCGAGGGGACACCGCCGGGCGCGTGGCGTGCCGCCGGGGCCCGGATGGCCGTGCTGGGAACCGCCGCCTTGGCCGCCGATCCCGGGTTGGCCAGGGTCGCCCCGGTGATCCGTACCGTGGACGACGGCGGCGGCCCCGGTGACCTCGACGAGCTACCGGCGGGGCCGTTGCGCCGGCTGCCCGGCCCAGGGGATCCGGCGGTGGTGTTGAGCACCTCGGGCACGACCGGACGGCCGAAAGGCGTGATCCTGCCGCACTTCGCCGGGGTGCGGCACGCGCGGCGGGTCAGCGACTCGATGGCCTACGGCCCGGACGACGTGCTCTACAACGCGTTCCCCTGGAACCACGTCAACATCCGGCACACCGGGCTGTTCGCGGCGCTGGTCAGCGGTGCGCGGCTACTAGCGGTGCCCCGTTTCTCCGCCTCCGCGTTCTGGACGCTGTGCCGGGAGCAGCAGGTCACCGCGTTCAACTTCATGGGCGCGGTCGCGGCGATCCTGCTGCGTGCGCCGGTCGATCCGCAGGATCGGGACCATCGAGTGACTCGGGCGTACGGCGGACCGGCACCACAGTGGCTGGCCGAGCGGTTCCGGGACCGCTTCGGGGTGGAGCTGATCGAGGCGTACGCCTGCACCGAACTCGGCGATGTCGCGTCCAATCGGGTCGGCGACGTGGTGCCGGGCACCGCCGGACACCCCCTGCCCGAGTACGACCTTCAGCTGCGCGACGCCACGGGGGCGTCTGTGCCTTCCGGTGCGACCGGAAGGATCACGGTGCGTGCGCGGCACCCGCACATCAGTACGCTCGGCTACCGCGGTGCGCCGGACCCGGTCCCGGAGTGGATCGCCACCGGCGACCTCGGCCGGCTCGGCCCGGACGGACGGTTGACCTTCTGCGGCCGGCACGACGACGTGGTGCGTCGCCGCGGCGAGAACCTCTCGGCCTGGGACGTCGAGGCGGTCGTCGCCGCGATGCCCGGCGTCGGCGAGGCGGCGGCGGTCGGGGTCGATTCCGAGTTCACCGAGCAGGACCTGCTGGTCGCGGTCGTCCCGGCCGATCCCAGGGTCACCGCGCAGGACGTGCACGCGTGGTGCCGCGAGCGGCTGCCCCGGTATGCCTGGCCGCGTTACGTCGCAGTCCTTGACGAACTGCCGCGCAACGCCTCCAGCAAGGTCAGCAAGCCCGCCCTGCGAGCCCCGGCCGTGCTGTCGGTGGCGACCGACCTCGAACACCTCAGACGCAACGCTGGAGAGGAACTTTCGTGCGAGTTCTTGACCTGA
- a CDS encoding aldehyde dehydrogenase yields MTQAERLLIAGEWVPAASGRTSTTYDPATGTELAGFAEASAADVDAAVAAARAAFEDPAWRDLTPDARGRLLWKVADLIERDAAELAELETHDQGQPIAMSSGVNVVLAAQVFRYYAGWATKIEGKLSSVSVPHTLHYTRREPLGVVGLITPWNFPFAIAAWKLAPALATGNTVVLKPAEQTPLSTLRLGGLCLEAGIPAGVVNVLTGGPEAGKALVAHRGVAKISFTGSTEVGQQIAAAAAADLKRVGLELGGKAPSIITRDADIDAAVTGNLQGALFNTGQACGAYTRFYVDAKRAAEFTEKIAAAAQTLKIGPGIEPDTVLGPLVSQEQLDRVTGYVDGGVAQGAQLVTGGTRATGRGLDDGYFFSPTVFAGVRDDMTIAREEIFGPVLSIFSYEDEDEVVARANDTDYGLAAVLWTHDLTAAHRLAARIHAGTVFVNQLPLIDPGAPWGGFGLSGWGREMGTFALDEFTETKGVWVNLAR; encoded by the coding sequence GTGACGCAGGCGGAGCGACTGTTGATCGCCGGGGAGTGGGTTCCGGCGGCATCGGGGCGGACCAGCACGACGTACGACCCGGCGACCGGAACCGAGCTGGCCGGCTTCGCCGAGGCCAGTGCCGCCGACGTGGATGCCGCGGTCGCCGCCGCGCGGGCCGCGTTCGAGGACCCGGCGTGGCGGGACCTGACCCCGGACGCCCGCGGACGGCTGCTCTGGAAGGTCGCCGACCTGATCGAGCGGGACGCCGCCGAGCTGGCCGAGCTGGAGACTCACGACCAGGGCCAGCCGATCGCGATGTCCAGCGGCGTCAACGTAGTGCTGGCCGCCCAGGTGTTCCGGTACTACGCGGGCTGGGCCACCAAGATCGAGGGCAAGTTGTCGTCGGTCTCGGTCCCGCACACCCTGCACTACACCCGCCGCGAGCCGCTCGGCGTAGTCGGCCTGATCACCCCGTGGAACTTCCCGTTCGCGATCGCCGCGTGGAAGCTCGCCCCCGCTCTGGCGACCGGAAACACGGTCGTCCTGAAGCCGGCCGAGCAGACACCACTGAGCACGCTGCGGCTCGGCGGACTATGCCTGGAGGCCGGGATCCCGGCCGGTGTGGTCAACGTGCTGACCGGCGGCCCCGAGGCGGGCAAGGCGCTGGTCGCGCACCGGGGCGTCGCCAAGATCTCGTTCACCGGCTCGACCGAGGTCGGTCAGCAGATCGCCGCCGCTGCCGCCGCCGACCTCAAGCGGGTCGGCCTGGAGCTGGGCGGGAAGGCACCGAGCATCATCACCCGCGACGCCGACATCGACGCCGCGGTCACCGGCAACCTCCAGGGCGCACTGTTCAACACCGGGCAGGCGTGCGGGGCCTACACCCGCTTCTACGTCGACGCCAAGCGGGCCGCGGAGTTCACCGAGAAGATCGCAGCCGCCGCGCAGACCCTCAAGATCGGGCCCGGTATCGAGCCGGACACCGTGCTCGGCCCACTGGTCTCCCAGGAGCAGCTGGACCGGGTGACCGGCTACGTCGACGGCGGCGTGGCCCAGGGCGCCCAGCTGGTCACCGGCGGCACCCGGGCCACCGGGCGGGGCCTGGACGACGGCTACTTCTTCAGCCCGACCGTGTTCGCCGGTGTCCGCGACGACATGACGATCGCCCGGGAGGAGATCTTCGGACCGGTCCTGTCGATCTTCAGCTACGAGGACGAGGACGAGGTCGTGGCCCGAGCCAACGACACCGACTACGGCTTGGCCGCGGTGCTCTGGACCCACGACCTGACCGCCGCGCACCGGCTCGCCGCGCGGATCCACGCCGGTACGGTCTTCGTCAACCAGTTGCCGCTGATCGATCCGGGCGCACCCTGGGGCGGGTTCGGTCTGTCCGGCTGGGGCCGCGAGATGGGCACCTTCGCGCTCGACGAGTTCACCGAGACCAAGGGCGTATGGGTCAACCTGGCCCGATGA